From Novosphingobium decolorationis, one genomic window encodes:
- a CDS encoding universal stress protein gives MRVYLVIVDESDEALVALHYAARRAAKTEGALHLLAIVPPQEFNAFAGVQATIEEEARARAETLVTAAAGNLLSQGAKMPLISVEVGEDIKVVRKYLEAHPEVSALVLGAAREGGPGPLVSHFTGSGLARMACPVFVVPGNLDDAAIERLADN, from the coding sequence ATGCGCGTATATCTGGTCATTGTGGACGAAAGCGACGAGGCTCTGGTGGCGCTGCATTACGCCGCGCGCAGAGCTGCAAAAACCGAAGGTGCACTTCACCTTCTTGCAATCGTACCCCCTCAGGAGTTCAACGCCTTCGCCGGCGTGCAGGCCACGATCGAGGAGGAAGCGCGCGCGCGGGCCGAGACTCTGGTGACGGCAGCGGCCGGCAACCTGCTCTCGCAAGGTGCGAAGATGCCGCTGATTTCCGTCGAGGTCGGCGAGGACATCAAAGTCGTGCGCAAGTACCTTGAAGCCCACCCCGAAGTCTCCGCGCTGGTGCTGGGCGCTGCGCGCGAGGGAGGCCCGGGCCCCCTCGTCTCGCACTTCACCGGTTCGGGCCTTGCGCGCATGGCCTGTCCGGTCTTCGTCGTGCCGGGCAACCTCGACGATGCCGCCATCGAGCGCCTCGCCGACAACTAG
- a CDS encoding DUF805 domain-containing protein, translating to MNVIEPIRHCLSNLVTFTGRDSRTTFWIYTAFLVVLYFAVSWIYGLIVGGAMVLDGINAISSNPDSVNEAAMADAIRTRMASTLVGTIWVNAIASLVATGLLVAAFVRRLHDSGKPGWIAGLAVALKLVGIGGGIASIPLVTAAFEKLDFAHPETMQADLQGLNSSPAVLLGMVPLLLVVVFGIMGSSDGDNRYGPEPDDY from the coding sequence ATGAACGTGATAGAGCCGATCCGGCATTGCCTCTCGAACCTCGTCACGTTCACAGGGCGCGATTCGCGTACGACCTTCTGGATCTACACCGCGTTTCTCGTGGTGCTCTATTTCGCCGTATCGTGGATCTATGGTCTGATTGTGGGCGGTGCGATGGTGCTGGACGGCATCAACGCCATCTCATCGAATCCGGATAGCGTGAATGAAGCCGCCATGGCCGATGCGATTAGAACACGCATGGCATCCACTCTGGTCGGCACGATCTGGGTCAACGCGATTGCATCCCTTGTCGCAACCGGATTGCTGGTCGCCGCGTTCGTGCGCCGCCTCCACGATTCCGGCAAGCCGGGCTGGATTGCGGGCCTTGCCGTTGCTTTGAAGCTCGTCGGCATCGGCGGCGGCATCGCCAGCATCCCCCTTGTTACAGCGGCGTTCGAGAAGCTCGACTTCGCGCATCCCGAAACCATGCAGGCAGACCTTCAGGGCCTCAACAGTTCGCCGGCCGTGCTCCTGGGCATGGTCCCCCTGCTGCTTGTCGTGGTCTTTGGCATCATGGGCTCGAGCGATGGCGATAACCGCTACGGCCCGGAACCCGACGACTACTGA
- a CDS encoding M20/M25/M40 family metallo-hydrolase — translation MNARIFHTAVALGAVLSPMTAHADPASEARLRADVETLVSFGTRHTLSSASDPVRGIGAARAWAAREFAKIGTACGNCLDIVQPEQTVTGRRVPEPTRIVDVVAIQRGTERPNEVIIVQGHIDSRVSDVMDATSDAPGANDDASGVALVLEAARALSPQKFPTTIVYAALSGEEQGLLGGKVLADYARAQGWTVKAVLNNDIVGGSCGSDGYCDDAHVRLFSEGPRADATDETRSAARRFGGENDSPGRNLSRFITNLVPGIDPAFDVREIWRADRMGRGGDQTPFLELGYPAVRFTVAVENYDHQHQDLRTEGSTFYGDTVEYMDFPYLAKVTDLNIAALGALAKSPMPPAPRADAAVKTWTDVTWEPVAGAATYSVWKRATNAADWEAEPIVTGTSETSVKLEGLRGDDWILGVSASSPSGAQSPIAAAVPGGAFYPLQQD, via the coding sequence ATGAACGCTCGCATTTTCCACACCGCAGTCGCGCTTGGCGCCGTCCTTTCCCCTATGACCGCCCATGCGGATCCGGCCTCGGAGGCGCGTCTGCGCGCCGACGTGGAGACCCTTGTTTCCTTCGGAACCCGCCACACGCTGTCCTCGGCGAGCGATCCGGTGCGGGGGATCGGTGCGGCCCGGGCCTGGGCCGCGCGTGAGTTCGCGAAGATCGGTACGGCGTGCGGGAACTGCCTCGATATCGTTCAGCCGGAACAGACGGTCACCGGCCGCCGCGTCCCCGAACCGACCCGCATTGTCGATGTGGTCGCGATCCAGCGCGGGACCGAACGACCGAATGAAGTCATCATCGTGCAGGGGCACATCGACAGCCGGGTAAGCGACGTCATGGACGCAACCAGCGATGCTCCCGGCGCGAATGACGATGCCTCGGGCGTGGCGCTTGTCCTCGAGGCCGCGCGCGCGCTCTCCCCGCAGAAGTTTCCGACAACGATCGTCTACGCCGCGCTCTCCGGGGAAGAGCAGGGGCTTCTGGGTGGAAAGGTACTGGCGGACTACGCCAGGGCGCAGGGCTGGACCGTGAAGGCGGTCCTCAACAACGATATCGTGGGCGGCTCGTGCGGCTCGGACGGCTATTGCGACGATGCCCATGTGCGCCTTTTCTCCGAAGGTCCCCGCGCCGATGCAACCGACGAGACGCGCAGTGCCGCGCGGCGTTTTGGCGGTGAGAATGACAGTCCGGGCCGCAACCTCTCACGCTTCATCACGAACCTTGTTCCGGGGATCGATCCCGCCTTCGACGTGCGCGAGATCTGGCGCGCGGACCGCATGGGGCGTGGCGGCGACCAGACCCCGTTCCTCGAACTGGGCTATCCGGCCGTGCGCTTTACGGTCGCGGTCGAGAACTACGATCACCAGCACCAGGACCTGCGCACCGAGGGCAGTACGTTTTACGGGGACACGGTCGAGTACATGGATTTTCCCTATCTCGCCAAGGTCACCGACTTGAACATTGCGGCGCTCGGTGCCCTGGCGAAGTCGCCGATGCCGCCCGCACCCCGTGCCGATGCAGCCGTAAAGACCTGGACCGACGTGACCTGGGAGCCGGTCGCGGGCGCTGCGACCTATTCGGTGTGGAAGCGCGCGACCAACGCGGCGGACTGGGAGGCGGAGCCCATCGTCACGGGGACCTCCGAGACCAGCGTGAAACTGGAGGGCCTTCGCGGGGACGACTGGATCCTGGGCGTCAGCGCCAGTTCGCCAAGCGGCGCCCAAAGCCCGATTGCGGCTGCGGTGCCGGGCGGGGCCTTTTACCCACTCCAGCAGGACTGA
- the rnr gene encoding ribonuclease R, with the protein MAFKKRPEPGLPTRKQILDFIQNADGPAGKREIARAFALKGQEKIQLKALLKDMAEEGLIDGKRTAYHRMGGLPKVTVLRVIDIDEGEAIAVPDTWHPEDASPPPRIRLVEAKGKRNPMGALKKGDRVLSRTEETGSGWRGYPMKKLALRSEQMLGVVEIDKSGQGWLQPVDKRIRQSSKISDLGGAEAGELVLAEPIGKSVRAAVKVTEVLGEPLAPKAFSLIAIHKHGIPNHFEEETLGEAEAAAKLPLNHEDREDLRHLPIVAIDPSDARDHDDAIWAQPREDGGFDALVAIADVSFYVRPGGSIDREARKRGNSVYFPDRVVPMLPEILSADVCSLRSGEDRAAMACHMVLDAQGKVIDWRFTRAIVRIDEVIAYEEAQARIDEDRAGANLQGLWACWKALAAARKARDPLELELPERRVQLDTEGRITEIATRERLDAHRVVEDFMIAANVAAAKALEAKVAPVVYRVHEAPSREKLVALKDYLATFDMKLAMGQVITPGLFNRMLKDISDEAEKALIMEAVLRSQTQAYYGPRNAGHFGLALGSYAHFTSPIRRYADLLVHRALVDAYHLEQPAPKGDIPATSGLSERDREDLGRVTDAISKAERRAMEAERETIDRYVAAWLASRVGEVFQTRITGVQKFGFFATIISLGGDGLVPVSTLGDERFDYDEKKQVLQGERSGTTYAIGQILPLRLAEANPLTGALKFELEEGGGRIEPRGKPAPLKHRGKHLVGKRGRPANIRHQGRGKKR; encoded by the coding sequence ATGGCATTCAAGAAACGGCCCGAACCGGGGCTGCCGACGCGCAAGCAGATCCTCGACTTCATCCAGAACGCGGACGGCCCCGCCGGCAAGCGTGAGATCGCGCGCGCCTTCGCGCTGAAGGGGCAGGAGAAGATCCAGCTCAAGGCGCTGCTCAAGGATATGGCCGAGGAAGGCCTGATCGACGGCAAGCGCACCGCGTACCACCGCATGGGCGGGTTACCCAAGGTAACCGTGCTGCGCGTGATCGACATCGACGAGGGCGAGGCGATTGCCGTGCCCGATACCTGGCACCCCGAGGACGCGAGCCCTCCGCCGCGCATCCGCCTTGTCGAAGCCAAGGGCAAGCGCAACCCGATGGGCGCGCTCAAGAAAGGTGACCGCGTACTTTCCCGGACCGAGGAAACCGGATCGGGCTGGCGCGGCTATCCGATGAAGAAACTTGCCCTGCGCTCTGAACAGATGCTGGGCGTGGTGGAGATCGACAAGTCGGGGCAGGGCTGGTTGCAGCCCGTCGACAAGCGCATCCGCCAGTCCTCCAAGATCAGCGATCTGGGCGGCGCCGAAGCGGGCGAGCTCGTGCTGGCCGAGCCCATCGGCAAGTCGGTGCGTGCGGCGGTCAAGGTCACCGAGGTTCTTGGCGAACCGCTTGCGCCCAAGGCCTTCAGCCTGATCGCGATCCACAAGCACGGCATTCCCAATCACTTCGAGGAAGAGACGCTGGGCGAGGCGGAGGCCGCCGCGAAGCTGCCGCTCAACCACGAGGACCGTGAGGACCTGCGCCACCTTCCGATCGTGGCCATCGACCCGTCGGACGCGCGCGACCACGACGACGCGATCTGGGCGCAGCCGCGCGAGGATGGCGGTTTCGACGCGCTCGTCGCGATTGCCGACGTCTCGTTCTACGTGCGCCCGGGCGGCAGTATCGACAGGGAAGCGCGCAAGCGCGGCAATTCGGTCTACTTCCCCGACCGAGTCGTGCCCATGCTGCCCGAAATCCTGAGCGCCGACGTCTGTTCGCTCCGCTCGGGCGAGGATCGGGCTGCGATGGCCTGCCACATGGTCCTCGACGCGCAGGGCAAGGTCATCGACTGGCGCTTTACCCGCGCCATCGTGCGCATCGACGAAGTGATCGCCTACGAGGAAGCGCAGGCCCGCATCGACGAGGATCGTGCTGGCGCAAATCTCCAGGGCCTCTGGGCCTGCTGGAAGGCACTCGCGGCGGCCCGCAAAGCCCGCGACCCGCTCGAACTGGAACTGCCTGAACGGCGTGTCCAGCTCGACACCGAAGGACGCATCACCGAGATCGCCACGCGCGAACGTCTCGATGCGCACCGCGTGGTCGAGGACTTCATGATCGCGGCCAACGTCGCGGCGGCCAAGGCGCTGGAAGCCAAGGTCGCGCCGGTCGTCTACCGTGTTCACGAAGCGCCGAGCCGCGAGAAGCTGGTCGCGCTGAAGGACTACCTCGCCACCTTCGACATGAAGCTGGCGATGGGTCAGGTCATCACGCCGGGGCTGTTCAACCGCATGCTCAAGGACATTTCCGACGAGGCTGAAAAGGCGCTCATCATGGAAGCGGTCCTGCGCAGCCAGACCCAGGCGTACTATGGGCCGCGCAACGCCGGGCACTTCGGTCTTGCGCTGGGCTCCTACGCCCACTTCACCTCGCCGATCCGTCGCTATGCCGACCTTCTGGTCCACCGTGCGCTCGTCGATGCCTACCATCTCGAACAGCCCGCTCCAAAGGGCGACATCCCGGCAACCAGTGGCCTTTCCGAGCGTGACCGCGAGGATCTTGGCCGGGTGACCGATGCCATCAGCAAGGCCGAGCGCCGCGCGATGGAAGCCGAGCGCGAAACTATCGACCGCTATGTTGCGGCCTGGCTCGCCTCGCGCGTGGGTGAGGTCTTTCAGACCCGCATTACCGGCGTCCAGAAGTTCGGCTTCTTCGCGACAATCATTTCGCTCGGCGGCGATGGGCTCGTCCCGGTCTCGACGCTGGGCGACGAGCGCTTTGATTACGATGAAAAGAAGCAGGTTCTGCAAGGCGAACGGAGCGGCACGACGTACGCCATCGGGCAGATCCTGCCGCTGCGCCTCGCCGAAGCGAACCCTCTGACCGGCGCGCTCAAGTTCGAGCTGGAAGAGGGCGGTGGCCGGATCGAACCGCGCGGCAAACCCGCGCCGCTCAAGCACCGTGGCAAGCATCTGGTCGGAAAGCGCGGTCGCCCGGCGAACATCCGCCACCAGGGACGCGGCAAGAAGCGCTGA